The region GGTCCGTCATCGACTGCGCCCATTCGCGGTTCTGCTTGAGAAGGCGGTTCAGCACGCGCACCCCTGTCTGCTGTCTGTCGTTGATTCCCCATCCCTCGCGGGCGGGGGACAACATAGCGCTCCACTCGTTCCGCATCCACTCCGGCCGCGGGGGTGGTACGCTCCCTGCCAGCCAACCAGCCCGCACCCGCAACCCGGACCACGTTTGATCATCGACTGCCACACGCACCTCAACCGCTACGTCGAAAGCCAGCCGGTTTCGCTGGCCGAACGCTACGCGCAGCTCCACGCCGACATGGACGCCAACGGCGTGCAGCACGCGGTGGTGCTCTCATCGTACACCATCAACGCCGACCGGCCCAGCACCGACGAGCTGCTGGCGCTGATGGAGGGCGACGCGCGCGTGAGCGTGGTGGCCGGCGTGAGCGTGCCGCACCTGGGGAGCGACCAGGTGATGCACCTGCGCCGCCTGCTCGAAACGCGGCGCATCGTGGGGCTCAAGCTGTATCCCGGCTACCAGCCCTTTCACCTGTACGACCGCGCCGTGCACCCCGTGTACGAGCTGGCGGGCGACTTCGACGTGCCGGTGATGGTGCACACGGGCGACACCTTCAACCCCAAGGCCAAGGTCCGCTACACGCACCCCATGGAGGTGGACGACGTGGCCGTGGACTTCCGCGAGGTCACCTTCGTCCTTTGCCACATGGGAAATCCCTGGTTCGTCGATGCCATGGAAGTAGTCTACAAGAACGAGAACGTGCTGGGCGACATCTCGGGCCTTACCCTGGGCACCTTCGAGCCGCGGTACGAGCGGATGGTGACGGGAAAGATCGACGAAGCCCTGGCCTTCATCAACAATCCATCGAAGCTGATGTTCGGCACCGATTGGCCCATCTCCGACATGGGCAGCTACCTGGCGTTCGCCGCCAAGCTCGAGACCACGGACGACGAGCGCGAGGGAATGATGTGGCGCAACGCCGCGCGCGTCTTCCGCATCCCGGTCCAGGAGCAGGCCGATGGATGACCTGGACGGGCGCCTGGTGGTGCTGGACGACGAGCGGAAGCCGCTGGCGCGCCAGGCGCTGGAGCTGATCGCCCAGGCCATTGGCGACGTGCAGCCCGTGGGCGAGCTGCTGGCGG is a window of Longimicrobium sp. DNA encoding:
- a CDS encoding amidohydrolase family protein, with product MIIDCHTHLNRYVESQPVSLAERYAQLHADMDANGVQHAVVLSSYTINADRPSTDELLALMEGDARVSVVAGVSVPHLGSDQVMHLRRLLETRRIVGLKLYPGYQPFHLYDRAVHPVYELAGDFDVPVMVHTGDTFNPKAKVRYTHPMEVDDVAVDFREVTFVLCHMGNPWFVDAMEVVYKNENVLGDISGLTLGTFEPRYERMVTGKIDEALAFINNPSKLMFGTDWPISDMGSYLAFAAKLETTDDEREGMMWRNAARVFRIPVQEQADG